From one Oceanispirochaeta sp. M1 genomic stretch:
- a CDS encoding adenylate/guanylate cyclase domain-containing protein, whose translation MADYDYKEGKTRIKNILNNKMKVNEVDKLPGDDQFTYTNSYYSWVTAIFIDIRDSSDLFTDEDKEKVSKIIRSFSSEIIEILRKNENLREIGIRGDCVYSIFTTPQKSDIYDILQMSFYINTFMKMINKLLDDKDFPNIKVGIGISTSKELVVKAGRKDTGINSKVWIGDAVTKASNLSSLGNRDGYKSIVISYCTYDNIIDQMVKDSGEEAKNWFNKRNTNKYGTIYDANIVKSTFDKWIDDGMKG comes from the coding sequence TTGGCTGATTACGATTACAAAGAAGGTAAAACGAGAATAAAGAATATACTCAACAATAAAATGAAGGTAAACGAAGTAGATAAATTGCCAGGCGATGATCAATTTACATACACAAACTCTTACTATAGTTGGGTTACTGCTATATTTATCGATATTAGGGATTCTTCTGATTTATTTACTGATGAGGATAAAGAGAAGGTTTCAAAAATAATAAGGTCGTTTTCTTCTGAAATTATAGAAATATTAAGAAAAAATGAAAATCTACGTGAAATTGGAATAAGGGGAGACTGTGTATATTCAATATTCACTACACCACAGAAAAGCGATATTTATGATATTTTGCAGATGTCATTTTATATCAATACGTTTATGAAAATGATTAATAAATTACTGGATGATAAAGATTTTCCTAACATCAAGGTCGGAATTGGTATCTCTACTTCTAAGGAACTAGTTGTTAAAGCTGGAAGAAAAGATACTGGTATCAATAGCAAAGTTTGGATTGGCGATGCTGTTACAAAAGCTTCTAATCTATCATCTCTTGGTAATAGAGATGGATATAAATCAATAGTAATTTCTTATTGTACATATGATAATATAATTGATCAAATGGTTAAAGATTCAGGGGAAGAGGCAAAAAATTGGTTCAATAAAAGAAATACTAATAAATATGGCACTATTTATGATGCAAATATTGTTAAATCAACATTTGATAAATGGATAGATGATGGAATGAAAGGTTAG